In Pseudophryne corroboree isolate aPseCor3 chromosome 3, aPseCor3.hap2, whole genome shotgun sequence, a genomic segment contains:
- the LOC135056465 gene encoding interferon-induced protein with tetratricopeptide repeats 5-like: MSELPEITLKSRLLQLKCHFTWRLLEKDTDINALESRVHSQLTYLVTKSKQMVYNLLAYIMHIKGDYTKAIANLEQAEEKIKENNPDGADIKYLVTFGDYAWVYYYLQRYDYSQNYIDKIDQINKELQLSPNDSKDIAEIYGEQGWSLLTFCGQYYEKAKECFEKALELDPEDPEWNSGYATAVYRLEGFNDRNFTVSECKSLELLKRAVALNPEDAVVKVLFALKLQDLKRADEGIKYVEEALEQASNLPYLLRYVAKFYRRAGLVDDALQVLKAAIDLIPSSGFLHHQIGLCYKQKVNHKRNTFGKIQRSKSRQIHTGEIDELIQKAIFHFEKALEYKKSFVYAYLDLANMYIQTMEYRKAEDTFEKVLSLPNAIDGEKQQINFSFGCFQEYFKKSEREAIKYYKKGFLITNPSQFREDCGKALKRLAERKIQSDHRDPLGFGLLGFVYKNNRNIPEAIECYEKAIKYDPNNEEYLSNLCGLVDEVQD, translated from the exons ATGAG CGAGCTACCAGAGATAACCCTGAAATCGCGCCTGCTGCAGCTAAAATGCCATTTTACTTGGAGGCTTCTGGAAAAGGACACTGATATTAATGCTTTGGAAAGCAGAGTGCACAGCCAGCTGACATATCTGGTCACAAAGAGCAAACAGATGGTGTACAATCTACTGGCCTACATAATGCACATTAAAGGTGACTACACAAAAGCCATTGCCAATCTAGAGCAAGCAGAAGAAAAGATTAAAGAGAACAATCCAGATGGAGCAGACATAAAGTATTTGGTGACATTTGGGGACTACGCCTGGGTGTACTACTACTTACAGCGGTATGACTATTCTCAGAACTACATAGACAAGATAGACCAAATTAATAAGGAATTACAACTTTCCCCAAATGACAGTAAAGACATAGCTGAGATTTATGGGGAACAAGGTTGGTCATTGTTAACATTTTGTGGACAATATTATGAAAAAGCTAAAGAATGTTTTGAGAAGGCTCTTGAACTAGACCCAGAAGATCCTGAGTGGAATTCTGGCTACGCAACAGCGGTTTATCGATTGGAGGGTTTCAATGATAGAAATTTCACTGTTTCAGAATGCAAATCATTAGAGCTGTTGAAACGCGCTGTAGCACTAAATCCAGAGGATGCTGTGGTGAAGGTACTTTTTGCATTGAAGCTACAAGATCTTAAAAGAGCTGATGAGGGAATAAAATATGTTGAAGAAGCTCTAGAACAAGCTTCAAACCTTCCGTATCTACTGCGCTATGTGGCAAAGTTTTACAGAAGAGCTGGATTAGTGGATGATGCTCTGCAGGTCCTAAAAGCTGCAATAGATCTTATACCTTCCTCTGGATTTCTACATCACCAAATAGGACTATGTTATAAACAAAAGGTAAATCATAAAAGAAACACATTTGGAAAGATCCAAAGATCCAAAAGTAGACAAATTCACACAGGAGAAATTGATGAACTCATTCAAAAAGCCATATTTCACTTTGAAAAAGCTCTGGAATACAAGAAATCCTTTGTATATGCATACCTAGACCTTGCTAATATGTATATTCAAACAATGGAatataggaaggcagaagatacaTTTGAAAAGGTTTTGTCACTTCCCAATGCTATAGATGGAGAGAAACAACAGATCAACTTTTCGTTTGGCTGTTTCCAAGAATATTTCAAGAAATCTGAACGTGAAGcaataaaatattataaaaaagGCTTCTTGATAACCAATCCAAGCCAATTCAGAGAAGATTGTGGGAAAGCTTTAAAAAGACTAGCGGAAAGGAAGATTCAGAGTGACCACAGAGATCCTCTGGGGTTTGGTTTGCTTGGATTTGTCTATAAGAATAACAGGAATATCCCAGAGGCAATTGAGTGTTATGAGAAAGCTATAAAATATGATCCTAACAATGAGGAATATCTGAGCAATCTCTGTGGTCTGGTTGATGAAGTACAAGACTAA